A genomic window from Brassica oleracea var. oleracea cultivar TO1000 chromosome C8, BOL, whole genome shotgun sequence includes:
- the LOC106311159 gene encoding putative UDP-glucuronate:xylan alpha-glucuronosyltransferase 5 isoform X2: MKLKNKNSSKRFFMFYLMLTSLSFLGLVLRFKPLFLFNPMITSPSIIEIHYSLPVVPVNRNPRWLRLIKNYLPDQKKIRVGLLNIAENERESYEATGTSILENVHVLLDPLPKNLTWENLFPVWIDEDHTWNTPTCPEVPLPQVEGTAADVDVVVVKTPCDGFSESKGLRDVFRLQVNLAAAKLVVESGRRNVDRTVYVVFIGSCEPMHEIFRCDERVRRVGKYWVYRPNLKKLKQKLLMPVGSCQIAPPVTELETWRRQKNESLSSTTTLSSFPAQRVAYVTLLHSSESYVCGAIALAQSIRQSGSRHDMILLHDDSIKNKSRIGLSLAGWKLRRVERISSPFSEKGSYNEWNYSKLRVWQVTDYDKLVFIDADFIIAKNVDYLFFYPQLSAAGNNRVLFNSGVMVLEPSACLFEELMQQSFKIKSYNGGDQGFLNEYFVWWHRLSKRVNTMKYFGEETNIGPKRNLPNNLEGIHYLGIKPWRCYRDYDCNWDLTTRRVYASESVNKKWWKVYDKIPKKLQRYCGLTRKMDKNIEKWMKAAKVKGFPEKHWRLQVGDPRKKNLVD; this comes from the exons ATGAAGTTAAAAAACAAAAACTCGAGCAAGAGATTTTTCATGTTTTATCTAATGCTAACGTCACTGTCGTTTTTGGGTTTGGTCTTAAGGTTTAAACCTCTGTTTCTATTCAATCCCATGATCACTTCTCCTTCGATCATCGAAATTCATTATTCTTTACCGGTGGTGCCGGTTAACCGTAACCCAAGGTGGCTCCGACTCATCAAGAACTATCTTCCGGATCAAAAAAAGATCCGAGTGGGTCTCCTCAACATAGCTGAAAACGAGCGAGAGAGCTACGAGGCAACCGGGACGTCGATTCTTGAGAATGTCCACGTCTTGCTCGACCCCCTTCCCAAGAATCTGACGTGGGAGAATTTATTTCCGGTCTGGATCGACGAGGATCACACGTGGAACACGCCGACGTGTCCAGAGGTCCCTCTACCTCAAGTGGAAGGTACGGCTGCTGACGTGGACGTGGTCGTTGTTAAAACGCCGTGCGATGGATTTTCCGAGAGTAAAGGGTTGAGAGACGTTTTCCGGCTACAGGTGAATCTAGCGGCAGCGAAGCTGGTGGTGGAGAGTGGAAGGAGGAACGTTGACCGAACGGTGTACGTTGTCTTCATCGGGTCATGTGAGCCCATGCATGAGATCTTTCGGTGTGATGAACGCGTGAGGCGCGTGGGGAAATATTGGGTGTATAGGCCTAACCTAAAGAAGTTGAAGCAAAAGCTTCTCATGCCTGTTGGTTCTTGTCAGATTGCACCACCGGTTACTGAACTAG AAACGTGGAGACGGCAGAAGAACGAAAGTCTCTCATCAACAACTACATTATCATCATTTCCTGCCCAACGTGTTGCCTACGTGACGTTACTCCACTCATCAGAGAGCTATGTATGCGGAGCCATAGCTTTGGCGCAAAGCATAAGGCAATCTGGCTCGAGGCATGACATGATACTCCTACACGACGACTCTATAAAAAACAAATCTCGCATTGGCTTAAGCCTTGCCGGGTGGAAACTGCGGCGTGTAGAGAGAATCAGTAGCCCTTTCTCCGAGAAAGGTTCTTACAATGAGTGGAACTATAGTAAGTTACGTGTATGGCAAGTAACAGATTACGATAAGCTAGTTTTCATAGACGCAGACTTCATCATCGCTAAGAATGTTGATTATCTTTTCTTCTATCCTCAACTTTCGGCTGCTGGCAACAACCGAGTCTTGTTCAACTCTGGAGTCATG GTTCTGGAGCCATCAGCTTGTCTGTTCGAGGAACTGATGCAACAATCGTTCAAGATCAAGTCTTACAACGGAGGAGACCAAGGCTTTCTCAACGAATACTTTGTGTGGTGGCATAGGTTATCAAAACGTGTAAACACGATGAAGTACTTCGGTGAAGAAACCAACATTGGCCCAAAACGCAATCTCCCTAACAACTTAGAAGGGATACACTACTTGGGGATAAAGCCATGGAGATGTTATAGAGACTACGATTGTAACTGGGACTTGACAACGCGGCGTGTATACGCAAGCGAGTCTGTGAACAAGAAATGGTGGAAAGTGTACGACAAGATACCTAAGAAGCTGCAACGTTACTGTGGTTTGACTCGTAAGATGGATAAGAACATTGAGAAGTGGATGAAAGCTGCAAAGGTTAAGGGTTTTCCTGAAAAGCATTGGAGACTTCAAGTGGGAGATCCAAGGAAGAAGAACCTTGTTGATTAA
- the LOC106311159 gene encoding putative UDP-glucuronate:xylan alpha-glucuronosyltransferase 5 isoform X1, translating to MKLKNKNSSKRFFMFYLMLTSLSFLGLVLRFKPLFLFNPMITSPSIIEIHYSLPVVPVNRNPRWLRLIKNYLPDQKKIRVGLLNIAENERESYEATGTSILENVHVLLDPLPKNLTWENLFPVWIDEDHTWNTPTCPEVPLPQVEGTAADVDVVVVKTPCDGFSESKGLRDVFRLQVNLAAAKLVVESGRRNVDRTVYVVFIGSCEPMHEIFRCDERVRRVGKYWVYRPNLKKLKQKLLMPVGSCQIAPPVTELDQETWRRQKNESLSSTTTLSSFPAQRVAYVTLLHSSESYVCGAIALAQSIRQSGSRHDMILLHDDSIKNKSRIGLSLAGWKLRRVERISSPFSEKGSYNEWNYSKLRVWQVTDYDKLVFIDADFIIAKNVDYLFFYPQLSAAGNNRVLFNSGVMVLEPSACLFEELMQQSFKIKSYNGGDQGFLNEYFVWWHRLSKRVNTMKYFGEETNIGPKRNLPNNLEGIHYLGIKPWRCYRDYDCNWDLTTRRVYASESVNKKWWKVYDKIPKKLQRYCGLTRKMDKNIEKWMKAAKVKGFPEKHWRLQVGDPRKKNLVD from the exons ATGAAGTTAAAAAACAAAAACTCGAGCAAGAGATTTTTCATGTTTTATCTAATGCTAACGTCACTGTCGTTTTTGGGTTTGGTCTTAAGGTTTAAACCTCTGTTTCTATTCAATCCCATGATCACTTCTCCTTCGATCATCGAAATTCATTATTCTTTACCGGTGGTGCCGGTTAACCGTAACCCAAGGTGGCTCCGACTCATCAAGAACTATCTTCCGGATCAAAAAAAGATCCGAGTGGGTCTCCTCAACATAGCTGAAAACGAGCGAGAGAGCTACGAGGCAACCGGGACGTCGATTCTTGAGAATGTCCACGTCTTGCTCGACCCCCTTCCCAAGAATCTGACGTGGGAGAATTTATTTCCGGTCTGGATCGACGAGGATCACACGTGGAACACGCCGACGTGTCCAGAGGTCCCTCTACCTCAAGTGGAAGGTACGGCTGCTGACGTGGACGTGGTCGTTGTTAAAACGCCGTGCGATGGATTTTCCGAGAGTAAAGGGTTGAGAGACGTTTTCCGGCTACAGGTGAATCTAGCGGCAGCGAAGCTGGTGGTGGAGAGTGGAAGGAGGAACGTTGACCGAACGGTGTACGTTGTCTTCATCGGGTCATGTGAGCCCATGCATGAGATCTTTCGGTGTGATGAACGCGTGAGGCGCGTGGGGAAATATTGGGTGTATAGGCCTAACCTAAAGAAGTTGAAGCAAAAGCTTCTCATGCCTGTTGGTTCTTGTCAGATTGCACCACCGGTTACTGAACTAG ATCAAGAAACGTGGAGACGGCAGAAGAACGAAAGTCTCTCATCAACAACTACATTATCATCATTTCCTGCCCAACGTGTTGCCTACGTGACGTTACTCCACTCATCAGAGAGCTATGTATGCGGAGCCATAGCTTTGGCGCAAAGCATAAGGCAATCTGGCTCGAGGCATGACATGATACTCCTACACGACGACTCTATAAAAAACAAATCTCGCATTGGCTTAAGCCTTGCCGGGTGGAAACTGCGGCGTGTAGAGAGAATCAGTAGCCCTTTCTCCGAGAAAGGTTCTTACAATGAGTGGAACTATAGTAAGTTACGTGTATGGCAAGTAACAGATTACGATAAGCTAGTTTTCATAGACGCAGACTTCATCATCGCTAAGAATGTTGATTATCTTTTCTTCTATCCTCAACTTTCGGCTGCTGGCAACAACCGAGTCTTGTTCAACTCTGGAGTCATG GTTCTGGAGCCATCAGCTTGTCTGTTCGAGGAACTGATGCAACAATCGTTCAAGATCAAGTCTTACAACGGAGGAGACCAAGGCTTTCTCAACGAATACTTTGTGTGGTGGCATAGGTTATCAAAACGTGTAAACACGATGAAGTACTTCGGTGAAGAAACCAACATTGGCCCAAAACGCAATCTCCCTAACAACTTAGAAGGGATACACTACTTGGGGATAAAGCCATGGAGATGTTATAGAGACTACGATTGTAACTGGGACTTGACAACGCGGCGTGTATACGCAAGCGAGTCTGTGAACAAGAAATGGTGGAAAGTGTACGACAAGATACCTAAGAAGCTGCAACGTTACTGTGGTTTGACTCGTAAGATGGATAAGAACATTGAGAAGTGGATGAAAGCTGCAAAGGTTAAGGGTTTTCCTGAAAAGCATTGGAGACTTCAAGTGGGAGATCCAAGGAAGAAGAACCTTGTTGATTAA
- the LOC106307139 gene encoding mannosylglycoprotein endo-beta-mannosidase-like → MSEIRKTLLDSGWLAARSTEVNEDGKQLTTTNPPSLGSQSKWMEAAVPGTVLGTLVKNKAIPDPFYGLNNETIIDIADSGRDYYTFWFFTKFQCKRLLNQYVHLNFRAINYSAEVYVNGHKTALPKGMFRRHTLDVTDILHPENDSLLAVIVHPPDHPGTIPPKGGQGGDHEIGKDVAAQYVEGWDWICPIRDRNTGIWDEVSISVTGPVRIIDPHLVSTFFDNYKRVYLHVTAEFENKSTWKADCSVTIQITTELENGVCLVEILHTESVIIPARGVVQHTFKPLFLYKPELWWPNGMGKQSLYDVLISVAVKEFGESDSWMQPFGFRKVESVIDSVTGGRLFKINGEPIFIRGGNWILSDGLLRLSKERYRTDIKFHADMNMNMIRCWGGGLAERPEFYHYCDIYGLLVWQEFWITGDVDGRGVPVSNPNGPLDHDLFLLCARDTVKLLRNHPSLALWVGGNEQVPPKDINEALNQDLRLHPYFATPSLPDWDSDPSVYLDGARVYIQGSMWDGFADGKGNFTDGPYEIQYPEDFFKDTFYKFGFNPEVGSVGMPVADTIRATMPREGWEIPLFKKGADEFVEEVPSRMWDYHKYIPYSKPGKVHDQILMYGAPRDLDDFCLKAQLVNYIQYRALLEGWSSRMWTKYTGVLVWKNQNPWTGLRGQFYDHLLDQTASFYGCRSAAEPVHVQLNLASNFVEVVNTTSKKLSDVEIEASVWDLDGNCPYSKVFNRVSAPPKKVVKVSEFTYPKSENPKPVYFLLLKLYHVSDKKVISRNFYWLHLPGKDYTLLEPYRKKQVPLKITCDSVLVGPKFELEMTVHNTSRANDVLQEEGLLHKLFSRCGVVTSDSNRCLKVGSDPGVAFFLRFSVHNLEAEQQDTRILPVHYSDNYFSLVPGESMSFKISFAAPAGMKKSPRVVLRGWNYPDGFTVFG, encoded by the exons ATGTCTGAGATCCGGAAGACGCTACTAGACTCCGGCTGGCTAGCAGCCAGATCGACGGAGGTCAATGAAGACGGCAAGCAGCTCACTACAACCAATCCACCCTCTCTCGGCTCCCAATCTAAGTGGATGGAAGCCGCCGTCCCCGGAAC TGTTTTGGGTACGTTGGTGAAGAACAAAGCTATTCCAGATCCTTTCTATGGACTAAACAACGAAACCATCATTGACATTGCTGATTCAGGAAGGGACTACTACACTTTCTGGTTCTTCACAAAGTTCCAATGCAAAAGA TTGCTGAATCAATACGTGCATTTGAATTTCCGTGCAATAAACTACTCTGCTGAAGTGTATGTAAACGGCCACAAGACTGCTCTCCCCAAAGGAATGTTCCGCAGACATACACTTGACGTCACTGATATTCTCCATCCTGAGAACGACAGTCTACTTGCTGTTATTGTTCACCCTCCAGATCATCCTGGTACTATACCTCCCAAGGGAGGCCAAGGTGGTGATCACGAG ATTGGGAAAGATGTAGCTGCTCAGTATGTGGAAGGCTGGGACTGGATTTGTCCAATAAG GGATCGGAACACTGGCATATGGGATGAAGTGTCAATCTCTGTTACTGGG CCTGTTAGAATAATTGACCCCCACTTGGTCTCAACCTTCTTTGACAATTACAAAAGAGTTTACTTGCACGTGACTGCTGAATTTGAAAACAAAAGCACATGGAAGGCTGACTGTTCTGTAACCATTCAAATCACGACCGAGCTCGAAAACGGTGTTTGTTTAGTAGAGATTCTTCATACGGAGAGTGTTATCATCCCTGCTAGAGGAGTTGTTCAGCACACATTTAAACCA CTCTTTTTGTATAAACCTGAGCTGTGGTGGCCCAACGGGATGGGGAAGCAAAGCCTTTATGACGTCTTGATCAGTGTCGCTGTGAAAGAGTTTGGAGAATCTGATTCGTGGATGCAGCCGTTTGGATTCCGTAAGGTTGAGAGTGTTATTGATAGTGTCACTGGTGGAAG GCTGTTCAAGATCAACGGAGAGCCGATATTCATCCGAGGTGGCAACTGGATACTATCAGATGGACTGTTACGCCTCTCCAAAGAACGTTACAGAACCGACATAAAGTTCCACGCAGACATGAACATGAACATGATCCGTTGCTGGGGCGGTGGGTTGGCTGAACGGCCAGAGTTCTATCACTATTGTGACATCTACGGTTTGTTGGTCTGGCAGGAGTTTTGGATCACTGGAGATGTTGATGGAAGAGGCGTTCCAGTATCAAACCCAAACGGACCATTAGACCATGACTTATTCCTTCTATGCGCTCGTGACACCGTCAAACTCCTTAGAAACCATCCCAGCCTTGCTCTATGGGTCGGTGGAAACGAGCAAGTCCCACCAAAAGACATCAACGAGGCTCTAAACCAAGACCTGAGGCTTCACCCTTATTTCGCAACACCGTCGTTACCAGACTGGGACTCAGATCCTAGCGTTTATCTCGACGGTGCTAGAGTTTACATCCAAGGATCCATGTGGGACGGGTTTGCAGATGGGAAGGGGAACTTCACTGACGGGCCTTACGAGATTCAGTACCCTGAAGACTTTTTTAAAGACACGTTTTATAAGTTTGGGTTTAATCCAGAGGTGGGTTCTGTTGGAATGCCGGTTGCGGATACTATAAGAGCTACAATGCCTCGAGAAGGTTGGGAGATTCCTCTGTTTAAGAAGGGTGCAGATGAGTTTGTGGAAGAGGTGCCGAGTAGAATGTGGGATTACCATAAGTACATTCCTTATTCGAAGCCTGGCAAAGTTCATGATCAGATTCTGATGTATGGTGCTCCAAGGGATCTCGATGACTTCTGCTTGAAG GCTCAACTGGTGAACTACATTCAGTACAGAGCTCTATTGGAGGGCTGGAGTTCAAGAATGTGGACAAAGTACACAGGTGTCTTAGTCTGGAAGAACCAAAATCCATGGACTGGCCTCAGAGGTCAGTTCTACGATCATCTTCTCGACCAAACAGCCAGTTTCTATGGCTGTCGTTCCGCTGCAGAGCCAGTCCATGTTCAACTGAACCTGGCAAGTAACTTCGTTGAG GTTGTAAACACGACTTCTAAAAAGCTATCAGATGTGGAGATAGAGGCATCGGTATGGGACCTAGACGGTAACTGCCCATACTCCAAAGTGTTCAATAGAGTCTCTGCACCGCCAAAGAAAGTTGTGAAAGTGTCTGAGTTCACGTACCCTAAGTCAGAGAACCCAAAGCCTGTTTATTTCCTTCTTCTCAAACTGTACCATGTCTCAGACAAAAAGGTTATATCCCGGAACTTCTACTGGCTACATCTGCCTGGGAAAGACTACACGCTCTTGGAGCCATACAGAAAGAAGCAAGTACCTCTAAAGATTACCTGCGATTCAGTTTTGGTCGGTCCGAAGTTCGAGCTGGAGATGACTGTCCACAACACATCTAGAGCTAATGATGTTCTTCAGGAAGAGGGTTTGCTCCACAAGCTGTTTAGTAGATGTGGTGTTGTTACTTCAGATAGCAACCGCTGTTTGAAAGTGGGATCTGATCCAGGAGTTGCTTTCTTTCTTCGTTTCTCAGTACACAATCTAGAGGCGGAGCAACAAGACACTAGGATTCTGCCTGTACACTACTCGGACAACTACTTCTCACTGGTTCCGGGTGAATCAATGTCTTTTAAGATCTCGTTTGCAGCTCCTGCAGGCATGAAGAAGTCCCCTCGTGTTGTGCTTCGTGGGTGGAACTACCCTGATGGGTTTACTGTTTTTGGTTAA
- the LOC106307257 gene encoding sucrose nonfermenting 4-like protein, with product MFSSTLDNSRGNSAAAGQVVTPTRFVWPYGGRRVYLSGSFTRWTEHVPMSPIEGCATVFQVICNLTPGYHQYKFFVDGEWRHDEHQPFVTGNGGVVNTIFITGPDMVATSCNSSSMDVDDFSQRTADPSQESIPRMSGGDLEMSRHRISALLSNRTAYELLPESGKVIALDVNLPVKQAFHILYEQGIPLAPLWDFGKGQFVGVLGPLDFIIILRELGTHGSNLTEEELETHTIAAWKEGKAHICRQYDGIGRQYPRPLVQVGPYDNLKDVALKILQNKVAAVPVIYSSLQDGSYPQLLHLASLSGILKCICRYFRHSSSSLPILQQPICSIPLGTWVPRIGESSSKPLATLKPHASLGSALTLLVQAQVSSIPVVDDNDSLIDIYSRSDITALAKDKAYAQIHLDDMTVHQALQLGQDSSPPYGSLNGPRCQMCLRSDSLGKVMERLANPGVRRLVIVEAGSKRVEGIISLSDVFRFLLGL from the exons ATGTTTAGTTCTACATTGGATAACAGCCGTGGGAACAGTGCTGCGGCAGGGCAGGTTGTTACTCCCACGCGCTTCGTGTGGCCTTATGGAGGTAGAAGGGTCTACCTAAGCGGATCTTTCACCAG GTGGACAGAACATGTGCCAATGTCTCCAATTGAAGGCTGCGCTACTGTTTTTCAAGTTATTTGCAACTTGACTCCCGGATATCATCAG TATAAGTTTTTTGTTGATGGCGAGTGGCGGCACGATGAGCACCAACCGTTTGTAACTGGAAATGGTGGAGTAGTGAATACTATATTTATAACTGGACCAGATATGGTTGCCACGAGTTGTAACTCATCTAGCATGGATGTGGATGATTTCTCCCAGCGAACG GCTGATCCATCCCAGGAATCTATCCCTAGGATGTCAGGAGGTGATTTGGAGATGTCTCGTCACCGTATATCTGCTTTACTGTCAAACCGCACTGCATATGAATTGCTCCCAGAGTCGGGCAAG GTTATTGCATTGGATGTAAATTTACCAGTAAAGCAAGCGTTCCATATACTTTATGAGCAG GGAATCCCTTTGGCTCCTCTTTGGGACTTTGGTAAAGGCCAATTTGTTGGAGTTCTTGGTCCACTGGACTTCATTATAATACTGAGAGAG CTTGGAACTCATGGATCGAACTTGACAGAAGAAGAGCTTGAGACGCACACCATAGCAGCATGGAAAGAGGGGAAGGCTCATATTTGCAGACAATATGATGGAATTGGGAGACAATATCCTAGGCCACTTGTTCAG GTTGGGCCTTATGATAATCTGAAAGACGTTGCCCTCAAAATTTTGCAAAACAAGGTGGCAGCCGTTCCAGTTATTTATTCGTCTTTACAGGATGGGTCATATCCGCAGTTACTGCATCTTGCTTCACTATCAGGCATATTAAAAT GTATATGCAGGTACTTCAGACATTCGTCTAGCTCTTTGCCAATCCTTCAGCAGCCCATTTGTTCAATTCCCCTGGGCACTTGGGTCCCTAGAATCGGAGAATCAAGTAGCAAACCTCTCGCTACATTGAAACCACACGCCTCTTTGGGTTCTGCGCTCACATTATTAGTTCAAG CTCAAGTCAGTTCAATTCCAGTAGTGGATGATAATGACTCACTTATTGACATATACTCCCGAAG TGACATAACTGCTCTAGCTAAAGATAAGGCATACGCACAGATTCATCTTGATGACATGACGGTTCACCAG GCGCTGCAGTTGGGGCAAGATTCGAGTCCGCCATATGGATCTCTCAACGGGCCGAGATGTCAGATGTGCTTGCGGTCAGACTCTCTTGGGAAAGTGATGGAGCGGTTGGCGAATCCAG GAGTAAGGAGGCTGGTGATAGTGGAAGCAGGGAGCAAACGTGTTGAAGGTATCATATCTTTAAGTGATGTTTTCCGATTCCTACTCGGTCTTTGA